A window of the Synechococcus sp. JA-3-3Ab genome harbors these coding sequences:
- the fdxB gene encoding ferredoxin III, nif-specific produces MATATALTKGGLPWIPQFIESLDISRCLGCSRCLKVCGRGVFALRALNEDGEFVDNEEEEESERKVMTILNAALCIGCQACARICPKQCHSHAPQAV; encoded by the coding sequence ATGGCTACTGCAACTGCTCTCACCAAAGGCGGACTGCCCTGGATCCCACAGTTTATCGAAAGCCTGGATATCAGCCGCTGCCTCGGCTGTAGCCGTTGCCTCAAAGTCTGTGGCCGTGGTGTGTTTGCCCTCAGAGCCCTCAACGAAGACGGCGAGTTTGTCGACAACGAAGAGGAAGAAGAAAGTGAGCGCAAAGTGATGACCATCCTCAATGCCGCCCTCTGCATCGGCTGTCAGGCTTGCGCCCGCATTTGCCCAAAGCAGTGCCATTCCCACGCTCCGCAAGCCGTTTAA